A single window of Zea mays cultivar B73 chromosome 10, Zm-B73-REFERENCE-NAM-5.0, whole genome shotgun sequence DNA harbors:
- the LOC542560 gene encoding Dicarboxylate transporter 1, chloroplastic, translated as MASSTAASPLTCHHLGSVGARPRLPSLSISLRRRSSSSSKPTSLSHSLPSKHSLAPPPAASASSRRGLTPVPASASAAAAPAPDPVPVPAPAPAPAPAPAAPPKKPALQGAAIKPLLASIATGVLIWLIPPPAGVPRNAWQLLAIFLSTIVGIITQPLPLGAVALLGLGAAVLSRTLTFAAAFSAFGDPIPWLIALAFFFARGFIKTGLGSRVAYAFVAAFGSSSLGLGYSLVFAEALLAPAIPSVSARAGGIFLPLVKSLCEACGSRAGDGTERRLGAWLMLTCFQTSVVSSAMFLTAMAANPLSANLTAATIGEGIGWTLWAKAAIVPGLLSLVLVPLILYVIYPPEVKASPDAPRLAKERLAKMGPMSKEETIMAGTLLLTVGLWIFGGMLNVDAVSAAILGLAVLLISGVVTWKECLAESVAWDTLTWFAALIAMAGYLNKFGLISWFSETVVKFVGGLGMSWQLSFGVLVLLYFYSHYFFASGAAHIGAMFTAFLSVASALGTPSLFAAMVLSFLSNLMGGTTHYGIGSAPVFYGAGYVPLAQWWGYGFVISVVNIIIWLGVGGFWWKIIGLW; from the exons ATGGCGTCCTCCACCGCGGCCTCGCCGCTCACCTGCCACCACCTCGGCAGCGTTGGTGCCCGCCCTCGCCTCCCGTCCCTCTCCATCTCCCTCCGCCGCCGCTCCTCCTCTTCCTCTAAGCCCACCTCCCTTTCCCACTCCCTCCCCTCCAAGCACTCGCTGGCCCCACCCCCCGCCGCATCCGCATCCTCCCGTCGCGGTCTCACCCCCGtacccgcctccgcctccgccgccgcgGCTCCAGCGCCGGATCCAGTGCCGGTTCCAGCACCGGCTCCAGCGCCGGCTCCAGCACCGGCCGCCCCGCCGAAGAAGCCCGCGCTGCAGGGCGCGGCCATCAAGCCGCTCCTGGCCTCCATCGCGACTGGCGTCCTCATCTGGCTCATCCCGCCCCCCGCCGGCGTGCCCCGCAACGCGTGGCAGCTCCTAGCCATCTTCCTCTCCACCATCGTCGGCATCATCACCCAGCCGCTGCCCCTCGGCGCGGTCGCCCTCCTCGGCCTCGGCGCCGCCGTGCTCAGCCGCACGCTCACGTTCGCCGCGGCCTTCTCGGCCTTCGGCGACCCGATCCCCTGGCTCATCGCGCTCGCCTTCTTCTTCGCGAGGGGGTTCATCAAGACCGGCCTCGGCTCCCGCGTCGCCTACGCCTTCGTCGCCGCCTTCGGGTCCTCCTCCCTCGGCCTCGGCTACTCGCTCGTCTTCGCCGAGGCGCTCCTCGCCCCCGCCATCCCCTCCGTCTCGGCGCGCGCTGGCGGCATCTTCCTACCGCTCGTCAAGTCTCTCTGTGAGGCATGCGGCTCGCGCGCCGGCGACGGCACGGAGCGCCGGCTCGGAGCCTGGCTCATGCTCACGTGCTTTCAGACCTCCGTCGTCTCGTCAGCCATGTTCCTCACTGCGATGGCGGCCAACCCGCTCTCGGCCAACCTCACAGCTGCCACTATCGGCGAGGGGATCGGGTGGACGCTCTGGGCCAAGGCCGCCATTGTGCCGGGGCTGCTGTCGCTCGTGCTCGTGCCGCTCATTCTGTATGTGATCTACCCGCCGGAGGTGAAGGCGAGCCCCGATGCGCCACGCCTGGCCAAGGAGCGGCTCGCCAAGATGGGACCCATGAGCAAGGAGGAGACGATCATGGCCGGCACGCTGCTGCTTACG GTTGGTCTTTGGATCTTTGGAGGCATGCTGAATGTGGATGCGGTTTCTGCAGCAATTCTTGGCCTAGCAGTCCTCTTAATCTCAGGGGTTGTCACATGGAAAGAGTGTTTGGCAGAGTCTGTGGCGTGGGATACCCTTACATGGTTTGCAGCACTTATAGCAATGGCTGgctacctcaacaaattcgggctGATCTCTTGGTTCAGTGAGACTGTTGTGAAG TTTGTTGGAGGGCTTGGCATGTCATGGCAACTCTCATTCGGTGTGCTGGTGCTGCTGTACTTCTACTCGCACTATTTCTTTGCCAGTGGTGCCGCACACATCGGAGCAATGTTCACCGCGTTCCTGTCGGTGGCGAGTGCCCTGGGCACCCCGTCGCTTTTCGCTGCCATGGTTCTTTCATTCCTCTCGAACCTCATGGGCGGGACCACCCACTACGGCATCGGCTCTGCTCCCGTCTTCTACGGCGCCGGGTATGTCCCATTGGCTCAGTGGTGGGGCTATGGGTTTGTCATCTCCGTTGTAaacatcatcatctggctcggggTGGGCGGCTTCTGGTGGAAGATAATCGGGCTGTGGTGA